The following is a genomic window from Brachionichthys hirsutus isolate HB-005 chromosome 10, CSIRO-AGI_Bhir_v1, whole genome shotgun sequence.
GCGAGAAGGATCCGGTTAATAAAGCGGATCAAGGCCAACCTACAGAAGTGTTAAACTTCATGCTAACAGTGTTAAACTCAATGCTAACAACGGTAAACCCAATGCTAACAGCAGTAAACTCAATGCTAACATCATAGCAGTAAACTCCATGCTAACAATGTTAAACTCCATGCTAATAGGATAGCAGTAAACTCAATGCTAACAGCAGTAAACTCAATGCCAGCAGCAGTAAACTCAATGCTAGCATCATAGCAGTAAACTCAATGCTAACAGTATTGCAGGGAGCAAACGACAGGCCTGCTCATCTGCGCTACAAACATGTCGAGCTACAACACGCCACCCTCGGCTCCATTTACCCAGAGAGTGCGCCGCAGCTCTGCATCCGGCAGCTCGGTGGCTAGCTTCAGGTTCTCGAAGCTGATTCGCTCCCGGGGCCGCTGGTTCCAGGCGAACAGCACGGCCAGCTGGAAGGTGGTCACCTCCAGGTCGTACTGGCCCACCTCGTTCTTGAAGGTTATCTGGAGAATTCATTCCACAACCAACGCCGTTTAGAAACAACTCCCAGCGAGAGCGGGTCGCTTCGTCCGCGGCGCCGCCGCCACTCACAATGCCGTTGGACATGAGGTGATGCCAGTGAAGCTTCCGGCCGCTGTGGTTCTTCTTGTAGAAGTCTTCCACCTCCGGGATCAGGTCCTCCAGCTCCGTCGGCAGGGACACGAAAACCTTCTCGCTGCTCCGCGACCACGCGCCGGCGTTCAGGATCTTTATGTTGACCGAGTCGGCTGGGAAGGAAACGGCATTTCGGTCACGATGTCCCGAGCTGCACGGACGCCGTTTCCTGCTTTCAGGACGCTCACCTGGTAGCGCTAGcttattgtgtttgtgcatttctttAAACGACTGGTTGAGGTCCTCGGACACTTTGATGTCCTGAAACATCCTGGCGAGTTTGTTGACGTAGTCGGCCGGCATTCCTACTTCCTgaagatgacatcacagacagcCGGCTTGACGGGCCAATCAGATTGGAGAGACATCAGAAGCGAGCAGGTAACCGCCGGGAGCTCACCCTGAGCCACTCCACCATGTTTTCCTCGATCTCGCTGTCGGCCGAGATGTCCAGGATGAGTCGCCGGGTCAGGTGGGCTTTGTGGTATCGCATGAACACGTCTTTGTTCTGGACGTACTTCAGGACTAACAGCTGCGGACGGCAGATGTGGGACGCGAGTCGGACGCATTGATCGCCGTTCAATAGCATCTTTGTGAGTGCCGGGCGTTAGCCAGAGGCTAGCAGCGCCTATGCTAACCGTTGAAACGTACCACTTCCTTCAGTTTGGCCTCGATCTCCTCCGAGGTGAGCTTCTTGCTCAGCGGCGTCTTCCTCAGCAGCATGTCGCAGTAGTTGGCGAGCAGCTCCGGGCACTTGGACTCTGGTTGGGTCTTCAGGCCGACCCTGAAACCGCAGGAGAGGGAAGCGAGCGCGGTCAGACAGCACGCCACGAAAGGCCGCGTGCGAATCCCGCGCCGGCGCCGTCGCTCACCCTTTCTGCTTCAGTGGAAGTTCTAATTTAAATATCGTGGCGTCATTCACGACCGCTTTATACGCCTGCAAACAGAAAGGGGGCGGCGGTGAGTTCACAGCGGCGCGGCGACGAAAGCGCGTTTCGCAGGAGTGGCGTTGGACACACTTTGTCTCTGGCGGTCAGGAAGCGCGGGTCGTCCTGAAACGCCTCCTTCACCAGCCGGCTGAAGCGGTTAAAAAGCGtcagcagctgctccacgtATTTCTCAGAGTCCTGCAGCAACCGAGAGACGACGTCACACGTCAGCGGGGTCGGCGGCGGCCTCGGCCGACCTCGGCCGACCCCGAGCGACCCCCGGGGTGACTCACGGAGGTGATGGTCTCCGCCGAGGCCACCATGTCGGCCAGGCCCGCGCTCATGATGTGCTCCTCCAGGTCCTTCAGCATGGGCTCGATGCCGCTGGGCACTTTGTCCATGAGAGAGAACATCAGGTGCAGCTCTGGGACacgggcgagagacggggcGTCACCAGAcagaccagagagagagagagagaaaacaggcgGGAAGAAAAGCAACGATTCGCCGCCGGCGTTCTAATGAAACATTTTATCTGGATGATGGCGCCTGCAGCTCAGGATGCTTCTTATTCTCAGGTGATCCTCAGACGGGGGtcgggggtcaggggtcagggggCCTTCGGTAGGACCGGTCCTGCCGTACTCACTCTCAGTCTCGTTTCGTTTGATCATGCCGGGACACTCGGCTAAGATGGTCTCCTTGAAGGACGTGACCAAGGCGTTGACGCAGCACTCCATCAGCTGGGAGGTTGGACAGACAAGAGACGTGAGCGGGACGTGCTGCCAtgaggacggacggacggacacagTCGTCCTGCGCGAGACTCACGGCCTGCACGGAGTTACAGTCCCGCCTCGTCTCCAGGTACCGCAGCGCtcgcttctcctcttccctcagCTTTGAGTCCGCCTGGCGACGAAGACGGCGAGACGCTCATTCATCGCGTGCGGCCGCGggattagcattagcgttagcgttagcgttagccgctAGCGCGAGGCCTGACCGCCCCACTCACGTATTTCATGTAGTTCTGGACACCGTTCTGCTGCAGGTAGGCGGGGGCCTGCGTCCGGTAGAACCTCTCCGTGGAGTCCATGTACGCCTTCTCAAAGTTGTCCCGGTAGATCTGCAGCTTGTCGTCCGGGTTGGAACACAGATTCACTGTCGGGGACAGAAACagacgtctccgtctccgtccccttagaagagagacggagacggagacccAGGACCGGGAAGGACACGCGTTCGTCTCACCGTAGGACTCTCGCACGCCGATGACCAGCTGCGAGTCGAAGGCGTCCCCCAGGCGCTCGGCGTGGACCAGCTTCAtggcgctgtcctgcagccggTTTTTAATGTTGGAGAAGATGGACTCGTTCCACGTGTCCAACATCAGCTGCAGCGAGACGGAGACGGGCAATCAGGACTTACCGTcgccggctccgcctcctcctcctcctcctcctcctcaccttgcGGACGATGCTGTCCTCCACGTTGGACTTCTTGGTGCTGCCCTGCTTGCCCATCAGGGTGATCTCCAGCTGGCAGAACGGTTTGGGCAGGATGTCGCACTGCGTGAAGAACTTCCTCCACTCCACGATGTAGGCCTTGAGCAGCGCCGTGTCGTCCTGGTGGCTCAGCACCCGCTGAGGGAGGCGGGACAGACGCGCCGGGTGAGCGAGCCGCACAGTCTCACCGGGGACAGACcgcccgtccccgtcccccgtctTACCGCCTGTGCTTGCTTGATGAAGTCTAGGATGTCCTCCTTGAGGGCCTGGTGGATCTTCGCCGGGCCTTTGTCGTCCCACAGGCACACGGCGTGGACGTCTCTGTGGGAGCAGCGGAGAGGACGCGTCGTCTCTTAGAGGCGTGTCCGTTGAACCGGCGAGCCGGCGCGTTGCGAGGAGGACTTACGAGAACAGGTCGAACCACTGCTGCTTGGTGACGGACTCCTGCCGGAGCAGCTTCAGCACGATGGGACGCATCAGGTCCCATTTGTCCTCGAACTGGAGGGAGCCTTTGTTCTGAAAGGGAGAGGAGAGCGGCTGAAGAGCGGCTGAAGGGCGGCTGAAGGGCGGCTGAAGAGCGGCTGAAGAGCGGCTGAAGAGCGGCTGAAGGGCGGCTGAAGAGCGGCTGAAGAGCGGCTGAAGGGCGGCTGAAGAGCGGCTGAAGGGCGGCTGAAGAGCGGCTGAAGAGCGGCTGAAGAGCGGCTGAAGAGCGGCTGAAGAGCGGCTGAAGAGCGGCTGAAGAGCGGCGCCCGACTGCGGACGGGTGGCGAGCGCCATGCGGCGCGGCGGCACGCCTCATTTCAAACCGCAGAAGCACAAAGAAACGAGAGAACCAAAAGGTTCTGCGTCGAACTGCCAGATTCAACTAAATCCTTCGGGCAGCGATTTGGCCGTTCATaaatcaaacaacaacaacaaagcccGGAATGCGTCTCTAAAGGACCAGGAAGAAGCTCCGCCCCAACGATGTGTCGTTGTTGCTCTGATGGAGCGCTAGCTAACGCCTAGCGCTGCTCGTGAGGAATCTCAGCCTCATCCTCCCGAACCATCCTGTAACATTCCCGGGATCACCTTCCTCAAATCCCGGCAGACATTTCCTACGGGATTGAGTCCGGCGACATCGACGCCCCCCCCGAATGATCCCAAGACTTATTCTGGAATCTACACGGGTACCGTCATGTTTCCGTGTAACGGGGGCCCCGGTAATGTTTCTGTGTAACGGGGGCCCCGGTAGCGGTAATGTTGCTTCTGTGTAACGGGGGCCCCGGTACCGGTAATGCTTCCGTGTAACGGGGGCCCCGGTAGCGGTAATGTCGCTTCCACGTAACGGGGACCCCGGTACCGGTAATGCCTCCACGTAACGGGGCCCCGCTACCGGTAATGCTTCCGTGCAACGGGGCCCCGGTAGCGGTAATGTTGCTTCCACGTAACGGGGACCCCGGTACCGGTAATGCTTCCGTGCAACGGGGGCCCGGTACCGGTAATGCCTCCGTGTAACGGGGCCCCGGTACCGGTAATGCTTCCGTGCAACGGGGGCCCGGTACCGGTAATAAGCTTCCACGTAACGGGGGCCCCGGTACCGGTAATGTCTCCAAGCTGAGCCGGTCTCGGTGTCTCCCGGCGGGATCAGCTGTTTTGTGCTTCCTCTCTGCACCAGCACTAACGAGCTAGCCCGGCTAGCAGCAGCTCCGGCGGCGGGGCAGCCTTCAGCGGGTATTCTAAGGGGCCGGTCCCGCCTGCGGATTCCTGAGTGACAGATGATGAGATTTGAGGCTGGCGCCGCCGCAGATAGATTAAATGTCCCGGTGCCGTCCCGGTGCCATCCCGGTACCGTCACGCGTCTCTCCGCTCCTCCGTCTCTCCGCAGCAGCACCCCTCTCTCCTCATTTATCCGTGCTTTACCTTCTCTGTTTAGCCAGCAAAATGATCTGTGAGTGGCTAATGCTAGCCAGGTGAAACTTAACCGCTAGCAGCTAAAGGCAGCGCTGCCGCCCGTGCTGCGTGCGGACGCGGTGCGGACGCGGTGCGGCCGCGGCGGGGACGCGGCGCGGTTTGCTAAGGCAGCGGCGAGCGCTGCCATCGCGCTGCGGAGCGTGACGAGCCGCGTCGCGGccgttaaacacacacaaatgcgtTGAAGCAGCTACCTACCTTTAGCAAATTAGACGTCGCCATGTTCCCTTAACTTATGCCCTCGTGAAGTCTCGCGCGAACTGCACGGGGACTCGGGATTACCGTGTCGCGTCACAGACTCCATATAAaacgtgtgttttgtttttattcgcGCTGTTACGTCATTCaagcaaataaaagcagaacGCTGATACTTTAACCTTTGAGCAGAATAAATATAATAGTGGCTCCATCGCTGACATGACTTTATAGGACACGAATACATGAAtaggtattattattttattattatcatttaccacatgattttatttcctgttttgaaATGATCTTCAGTCCACACTCAGCATTTGCATCGtgaataagggggggggggggggggggattgaattGAATGAACTAAAATGAGTGTGTGTCCGTGCGCGTGCAATTAATAATCAAATTATAAATTACTTTTAACTCCTTTGATGGCGCGAGGTGAGACGGCAAGCGTTCCATTTCTCTGATTTTAcgtataatattttatttttcgtATATTAGCCTAATCGAATATTATTTTCAGTATTGGACTATCGCTGGACGTtttaaaaattatatttttgtattttacttGAATAATTGATCAGACCATTCCCTCCGCTGAACGTCACTGTCAGCGCCTCTTGACAAGTCAGACAAGTTTGTTTGCACGGTGCGCGGAATGACGTCTTTccggagccaatcagagtgcaGAAGGCGGGTCCTAGATAACCCGGGTTAGGTTGAGGTACGGTGGGAAGTCCGCACGCGGGAGTGTGATTGATCGTGTGCGACGGGAGAATGAATGACAGCCGAAGAGTTTCCCGACAGGCTGCCATGACCGGAGAAGGAAACGTACGCGCACGAGATCTTTGAAACGTACGCGCGCGAGATCTTTGAAACGTACGTGCACGAGATGTTTTTGATAAAATCTGAAGTCGCGTTACGTTTTTATTTCGCTGCGCGCGCAGAACGTGAACCAAACTGCGTTGGGAAAAGTGTCCGTTTAACGTAAATCCTGTCGTTTCCTGTCTTTCATACGCGCTGATCCAGAATCGATGACACGTTTTTAATCGTTGGCGGCGACGCCAGTTCGGCCTACGTCATACATCTGAGGCGTGGCTTATTTTTCAACCCTCTCCAAACCTTCTCCACCGGTCAGTGTGAAGGCGCCAGCGTGTTGGATGTGAATCTTTACTCAAAACTTCTTAACCAGGTGGAGTGAAATGATGTCGGTGACGTGTGACCGATGAAGTCGGTTTGGGGTCCCTTTGGGGTCCCTTTGGGGTTCCTTTGGGGTTCGTTTGGGGTCCGTTTGGGGTTCCTTTGGGGTCCGTTTGGGGTCCCTTTGGGGTTCCTTTGGGGTCCGTTTGGGGGTAGGTTTGAGGTCGGTTTGGGGTTCCTTTGGGGTTCCTTTGGGGTCCGTTTGGGGTCCCTTTGGGGTTCCTTTGGGGTCACCTTTCGCCTCATCGCTGTGAGCTCGAGTCCCTTTTGCGTGGACGGCCTCATGAGGGCATTGAGCCTCGTCTGTCGGGCTTTTAactcttttcatttcattccaggATTTTCATCCGTGATCACTTTCGTGTCTCCAGCTTTAGCTCTCATGGATGTGGCGggacatgaggaggaggaggaggaagaggaagaggagaggctgcGTCGGAAGTGCACGGTGTGCTGCGGGCTGCGGAGCTCCAACCTGAGGGCTTTCATCACATGGTGGGCGCCGGCGGACCtgaatcgtgtgtgtgtgtgtgtgtgtgtgtgtgtgtgtgtgcgtgcgtgtgtctccACATTCACCACAGACCGTTGATTTTCACAGAGCCGTTATTGCTGTCCTTGATAACACCTGCCTGAGAACGTCCGGGAACACGGCAGGCATGATGTAATGGGGGGGTGGAGTCAACCGCCTGGAACCGCCCACCTGTGCAGCTCACCCATTGTACACGGAGAACAAATATTTTCTTAACTGCAGTCGAACAACACAAATGTTGAGATGGAAATGGATCGTCGCCGCCTGCAGCTGAAGGAAGGAAATGCGATCGGTGTGTTTTAACCGCGGCGCCGTTGGAGCAGCGGCGCCCTCTGGGATAAAAGTGCAAACCGTCACGGGGTTCTAATCCCATATATGGGCTTTGAAGGTTGCATTCCACGGTCATTTCCCTTCAGTGAGACGATCCGGAAACGTTTACGGATCATGAATGTCTGTGATTAAAGGCCGAAGCGGCTTCAGCCGAGCCAAACGATCAGCAATACGCTGAAGGCCTGACCTNNNNNNNNNNNNNNNNNNNNNNNNNNNNNNNNNNNNNNNNNNNNNNNNNNNNNNNNNNNNNNNNNNNNNNNNNNNNNNNNNNNNNNNNNNNNNNNNNNNNCGTCGTCATGGGGCAGGTCTTGTCCCTGCTCATCTGTGGGACGGCGGTGAGCTGCCAGTACTTGGTGAACTCCCGGGTGGAGACGCCCATGCTGCAGAGCTTCCTGAACtacgtcctgctgctgctggtctaCACCACCAGGCTCAGCACCTCCAAGGGTCAGGGGTGAAACTCAAACTGTCATGAAACTCAGACTGTCGCCAGGAATCATTGGGAAGCTCATTCTGTCATAGGAGGTTGAAggggaacctcggttctccagcAGAATCCGTTCCTTAATGCTGTTCGAGAACCGAAATATTTCCCGTAAGAACTAAGATAAACGAGATTCTTCTGTTCCTGCGCAGATAAACGATCGTTGGCACGCCTACAGAATATTAATACGCAAGTAAATAACAGATAAAACATAAAAGGGTCAAATAAAAGCACCATGAAAggtaatttaacacaattctttATCTACATtccgttttggctgcggtgtcgggggggggggggggaacttgcattttcagtttttccttctttctctttcgcTCAATTTTCTTAAAAGTAACtgaattttttatatttattcaacGTGCAACAACGTTCTTAATAACTAGTGCGCCAGCTTTATGCATAAACCATTTTACAACTAAATGTTGATCAACGGCGTTTTCATATTTGCCGGTTATTTCCTACTTTATTCAACAGTTCTCGCTGCTTTCagagctcaaaagaataaatgtgagggaaaaagaaaaaaaagacgcaCACGGAGCGAAAAATCTGcacgactcaaactgaaccgacTCGGGTGGACgccgccttcgttcgcgtgtcttcggttcgcctcggctcaaattaaacaaacaaaaaaataaatatctgagtCTCAGagttgacttttattttgttaaatcaGTAATTAATCAAAGCAGCTTTGGGTGAGAGATGAACGTAAACATGTCTCAAGGTTGTCCGGGGAAGCGTCCCCGTAATCTGTCCGAGGAGACGGGGCGAAGGGAACACGGCGTGCGGTTATCAACATGAAAGACAAATTCCTTAAACTTGCAATTTGCCACCGCAGTTCCCCTCGTGTGCTTCGAGCTCCGAAAATCTGTTCGGCTTCCGAGGCGTTTCAAACTCCTTATTTTTGGGGGTCGGAAAACGATTCCCGAGTCGTTCGGGAACCGACGTTTCACTGTGTTTCAATCAGCAGGAAGAGGTTAAAAACCCTCGCGCTTCAGCATTCAGGCCATTTTTATTGATCATCGGCTCTTCATTCTGGAAAAGTTCACTTCCTCTAAACCTTGTCGGCTTCCACAGATCAGGGGAACCTGTTGCAGGTCTTAAAAACCAAGTGGTGGAAGTATCTGATAATGGGTCTGGCAGATGTGGAGGCGAACTACGCGGTGGTGAAGGCCTACCAGTTCACCACCCTGACCAGCATCCAGGTgagacaaagccccccccccccgacgatCCGAAGTCCTTTCTGCTTCAGCGTGTCCCGTCCCTGTGTTCTAGCTGCTGGACTGCTTCGTGATCCCGGTGCTCATGGTGCTTTCCTGGTTCATCCTGAGGACTCGCTACAGGCTGATCCACTTTGTGGCGGTGCTGGTGTGTTTGCTGGGGGTGGGGGCCATGGTAGGGGCCGACATTCTGGCTGGGAGAGACCAAGGGTCAAGTAAGAGTCTTCATATTTGAGGAGGTGCAGCTTGAGCACTGCTGACTTGGAAAAAGTGAAAAGTTGTGTTATTGTGTGGGAATAATGCAGGTGTTATAAAACCAATACTGGTGTGTTATTACAGAACAATACATGTTTGTTATTACAGGACCAATACtggtgtgttattacaggaGCGGTAcaggtgtgttattacaggacagatacaggtgtgttattacaggaccGATACATGTTTGTTATTACAGGACCAATACtggtgtgttattacaggacagatataggtgtgttattacaggacagatACATGTTTGTTATTACAGGACCAATACtggtgtgttattacaggacagatataggtgtgttattacaggacagatACAGGTGTTATTACAGGACTGATAcaggtgtgttattacaggaccAATGCATGTTTGTTATTACAGGACCAATACtggtgtgttattacaggaccGATAcaggtgtgttattacaggacagatacaggtgtgttattacaggaccGATACATGTTTGTTATTACAGGACCAATACtggtgtgttattacaggacagatataggtgtgttattacaggacagatacaggtgttattacaggacagatacaggtgtgttattacaggaccGGTACtggtgtgttattacaggaccAATACAtgtgtgttattacaggaccaatacaggtgtgttattacaggacagatacaggtgtgttattacaggaccGGTACAtgtgtgttattacaggaccAATACATGTGTGTTATTATAGGACCAATAcaggtgtgttattacaggacagatacaggtgtgttattacaggGCCGGTAcaggtgtgttattacaggGCCGGTAcaggtgtgttattacaggacgGTTACATGTGTGTTATTACGGGACGGTTAcaggtgtgttattacaggacgGTTACGtgtgtgttattacaggacgTGACGTACATTTTAGCGAGCATGTTGAAATGCCCAGTGTTCCATGGCTGCCGTTTCTCCATGCAGCCAGTGACGTGGTGCTGGGAGACGGCCTGGTGCTGCTCAGTGCCTTCCTCTATGCCGTCTCGAACGTGTGCCAGGAGCACACGGTGAAGAACTTGAGCCGGGTGGAGTTTCTGGGAATGATGGGCCTCTTCGGGACCCTCATCAGCGGCCTCCAGCTGTAGGTCTTTCTTCCAGTTGCTCGGTTACTCTGACCTTCGATTGACGACGCCCTCCAGACGCGAGTAGAGATATTCTGCACAGAACAATTTTAAATTACCTTGTAATAAAAAAACCTGTCACCTCATTTTCAGAATTTATTAATATAGATTATTAATATTTTGCTAGCTGACATCGCCTGCGTGTGGatgaacttgtttttcttttttttaaatgtaaccgtTGTCCTTTTCTCTCCGTGCTCATGACGCAGAGCGGCTCTGGAAACCCAAGCCGTAGCGGCTATAAAGTGGGACGTCCGGATCGGTAAGGAGCGTCCCGTCTCTTTAAATGACCGCCTGCTCCGTCCGGCGTGTTGCTGAAAGGCGCCTTTGGGTTGCAGCCATGCTCTTCGCCCTCTACGTGCTGTGCATGTTTGCCTTGTACAGCCTCATGCCCCTTGTGGTG
Proteins encoded in this region:
- the cul5b gene encoding cullin-5, whose amino-acid sequence is MATSNLLKNKGSLQFEDKWDLMRPIVLKLLRQESVTKQQWFDLFSDVHAVCLWDDKGPAKIHQALKEDILDFIKQAQARVLSHQDDTALLKAYIVEWRKFFTQCDILPKPFCQLEITLMGKQGSTKKSNVEDSIVRKLMLDTWNESIFSNIKNRLQDSAMKLVHAERLGDAFDSQLVIGVRESYVNLCSNPDDKLQIYRDNFEKAYMDSTERFYRTQAPAYLQQNGVQNYMKYADSKLREEEKRALRYLETRRDCNSVQALMECCVNALVTSFKETILAECPGMIKRNETEKLHLMFSLMDKVPSGIEPMLKDLEEHIMSAGLADMVASAETITSDSEKYVEQLLTLFNRFSRLVKEAFQDDPRFLTARDKAYKAVVNDATIFKLELPLKQKGVGLKTQPESKCPELLANYCDMLLRKTPLSKKLTSEEIEAKLKEVLLVLKYVQNKDVFMRYHKAHLTRRLILDISADSEIEENMVEWLREVGMPADYVNKLARMFQDIKVSEDLNQSFKEMHKHNKLALPADSVNIKILNAGAWSRSSEKVFVSLPTELEDLIPEVEDFYKKNHSGRKLHWHHLMSNGIITFKNEVGQYDLEVTTFQLAVLFAWNQRPRERISFENLKLATELPDAELRRTLWSLVAFPKLKRQVLSYDPVVSSPKDFAEGTLFYVNQDFSLIKNSKVQKRGKINLIGRLQLTTERMREEENEGIVQLRILRTQEAIIQIMKMRKRINNAQLQTELVEILKNMFLPQKKMIKEQIEWLIDHKYIKRDETDINTFIYMA
- the LOC137900700 gene encoding solute carrier family 35 member F2-like, whose product is MGQVLSLLICGTAVSCQYLVNSRVETPMLQSFLNYVLLLLVYTTRLSTSKDQGNLLQVLKTKWWKYLIMGLADVEANYAVVKAYQFTTLTSIQLLDCFVIPVLMVLSWFILRTRYRLIHFVAVLVCLLGVGAMVGADILAGRDQGSTSDVVLGDGLVLLSAFLYAVSNVCQEHTVKNLSRVEFLGMMGLFGTLISGLQLAALETQAVAAIKWDVRIAMLFALYVLCMFALYSLMPLVVQMSSATTVNLSLLTADLFSLFCDIFLFGYTFSTLYVVSFVTITAGFVMYNVVPTLSALPGAGEDDPAANRPGGSSSARLLPGAAAPQRSETLTTADALL